From the genome of Leptotrichia hongkongensis, one region includes:
- a CDS encoding DUF2470 domain-containing protein, which produces MDISIERILDHMNNDHGDVLPLYVRHFCKREDVKEAKLIDVNEEGMTLLLNGNERVQIKFTKKIDFKGIHLEMIKMAKIARKALNVPAPEHYKDKGHQEEEKMKMEISDFIGNFKSVIIGTVSEEGEPNASYAPFFKYHGDSYLYVNETEAYFESFKKNGKVSLLFIQDEGQAMVPSMRQRVTYNAEIQFLEKNDYYNEILDEFQKNDFSIQMTRNVPVFHLVKAKLISGRYVKGPRQAFDITKDRRIVEVTLEVSENN; this is translated from the coding sequence ATGGATATAAGCATAGAAAGAATTTTGGATCACATGAATAACGATCATGGAGATGTTTTACCTTTGTATGTAAGGCATTTTTGCAAGAGAGAAGATGTGAAGGAAGCAAAGCTGATTGATGTGAATGAAGAGGGGATGACTTTGCTTTTGAACGGCAATGAGAGAGTTCAGATTAAATTTACGAAAAAAATTGATTTTAAAGGAATCCATCTGGAAATGATAAAGATGGCAAAAATTGCGAGAAAAGCCTTGAATGTACCTGCACCCGAACATTACAAAGATAAGGGACATCAGGAAGAGGAAAAAATGAAAATGGAAATAAGTGATTTTATTGGAAACTTTAAATCAGTTATAATTGGAACTGTGTCGGAAGAAGGAGAGCCGAATGCAAGTTATGCACCATTTTTTAAATATCATGGAGACAGTTACTTATATGTTAATGAAACAGAAGCATATTTTGAAAGTTTTAAGAAAAATGGAAAGGTAAGTTTACTGTTTATTCAGGATGAAGGACAGGCAATGGTGCCATCAATGAGACAAAGAGTTACATATAATGCAGAAATTCAATTTTTAGAAAAAAATGATTACTATAACGAAATTTTGGACGAATTTCAGAAAAATGACTTTTCAATACAAATGACTAGAAATGTGCCAGTTTTTCACTTGGTAAAAGCAAAATTAATAAGCGGAAGATATGTGAAAGGACCTAGACAGGCTTTTGACATCACAAAGGACAGAAGGATCGTGGAAGTTACGCTGGAAGTGTCTGAAAACAACTGA
- a CDS encoding ABC transporter ATP-binding protein: protein MSSGNNNSEISIKNVSFSYDNSQKKIIDGLNINIKKGEFVGILGANGSGKSTLLKMILKYFPIETGNIEISDKNISLYSPKEMAKIISFVPQKSALNMPISVIEMVYMGRTPHIKNKWTGFDKGDERKVNEILEKLRLEKFRDRSIFSLSGGEFQRVLLARALVQETRIILLDEPTSALDMNYALEIMKLTSDFVKEKKITAVMVLHDLNLASMYCDDVMFLKDGKIAYSGSPKELYKKEIFSEIYGFECEIVENNELLYVIPKKI from the coding sequence ATGAGTAGTGGAAATAATAATTCAGAAATTTCGATAAAAAATGTAAGTTTTAGTTATGATAATTCCCAAAAAAAGATAATTGATGGATTAAATATAAATATAAAAAAAGGTGAATTTGTCGGGATTCTTGGTGCAAATGGGAGTGGAAAATCGACACTTTTGAAAATGATTTTGAAATATTTTCCTATAGAAACTGGGAATATTGAAATTTCTGACAAAAATATCAGTTTGTATAGTCCTAAGGAAATGGCAAAAATAATAAGTTTTGTTCCTCAAAAGTCGGCTTTGAATATGCCGATAAGTGTAATTGAAATGGTTTATATGGGACGTACGCCACATATTAAGAATAAGTGGACTGGGTTTGATAAGGGAGATGAGCGAAAAGTAAATGAGATTTTGGAAAAATTACGGCTTGAAAAATTTAGGGACAGATCGATTTTTTCACTTTCGGGTGGAGAATTTCAGCGTGTTCTGCTGGCAAGGGCATTAGTGCAGGAAACGAGGATTATTTTACTGGATGAGCCGACTTCTGCATTGGATATGAATTATGCTCTTGAAATTATGAAACTTACGTCGGATTTTGTGAAGGAGAAAAAGATTACGGCTGTAATGGTTTTACACGATCTGAATCTGGCTTCGATGTACTGTGATGATGTGATGTTTTTAAAGGATGGAAAAATTGCATATTCAGGGAGTCCAAAGGAGCTTTACAAAAAGGAGATTTTTTCTGAAATTTATGGATTTGAATGTGAGATTGTGGAAAATAATGAACTTTTGTATGTAATACCTAAAAAAATTTAA
- the mgtE gene encoding magnesium transporter, which translates to MKEIIEALLKEKKYFEIKKQLNELNTVEISDILNQFKSPELVIMIFRLLKKDKAADVFPYLDSERQEMIIHASTDIETREIFDELYFDDIVDIIEEMPSNVVKKILKNTDKKDRHLINQLLKYPENSAGSIMTTEYVDFQKNMTVSEAIELLRKTGKDKENIYTCYVTSENGKLEGVLSLKELIAKKDNTVIEDIMNKKFVSVHTDDDQEVVADLFKKYDFIVMPVVDHEGRILGIITVDDVMDVVDQEVTEDFHKMAGITSSTDDSYLKTSVFTMARQRIGWLAVLMISDTISGNIIQGYEKVLAKSIILTAFIPMLMSSGGNVGSQSSTVVIRSLALGEISPKDAFKVLRKEFSIGIMVSIVLSVLNFVRLITLEKINPTIAFIVSITLVFTIIISKIVGALLPLGAKILKADPAVMATPLITTISDAVTLIIYFKFATMLLKNLQ; encoded by the coding sequence ATGAAAGAAATAATTGAAGCTCTTTTAAAAGAAAAAAAATACTTCGAAATAAAAAAACAATTAAATGAATTAAATACAGTTGAAATTTCTGATATATTAAACCAGTTCAAATCGCCTGAACTTGTGATAATGATTTTTCGACTGTTAAAAAAAGATAAAGCGGCAGATGTATTTCCATATTTGGATTCAGAACGTCAAGAAATGATTATTCATGCATCGACTGATATTGAAACACGTGAAATCTTTGACGAACTATACTTTGATGATATTGTTGACATTATTGAAGAAATGCCGTCTAATGTTGTAAAGAAAATATTGAAAAATACTGATAAAAAAGACAGACATTTAATAAATCAACTATTAAAGTATCCTGAAAATTCAGCAGGAAGCATTATGACAACTGAATATGTCGATTTTCAAAAAAATATGACTGTTTCAGAAGCAATTGAATTATTAAGAAAAACAGGAAAAGATAAAGAAAATATATATACATGCTATGTTACAAGTGAAAATGGAAAACTCGAGGGAGTACTTTCACTCAAAGAATTAATTGCAAAAAAAGATAATACAGTAATTGAAGATATTATGAACAAAAAATTTGTAAGTGTTCATACAGATGACGATCAGGAAGTTGTTGCAGATTTGTTCAAAAAATATGATTTTATCGTTATGCCCGTTGTAGATCATGAAGGCAGAATTTTAGGAATTATCACAGTAGATGACGTAATGGATGTTGTCGATCAGGAAGTTACTGAAGATTTTCATAAAATGGCGGGGATTACTTCTTCTACTGATGATTCCTACTTAAAAACAAGCGTTTTTACAATGGCAAGACAAAGAATTGGATGGCTTGCAGTCCTTATGATTTCTGACACAATTTCAGGAAATATAATACAGGGATATGAAAAAGTACTTGCAAAATCAATTATTTTGACAGCATTTATTCCAATGTTAATGTCAAGTGGAGGAAATGTTGGATCACAATCTTCAACTGTTGTAATCCGTTCACTAGCACTAGGGGAAATTTCTCCAAAAGATGCATTCAAAGTACTTAGAAAAGAATTTTCAATAGGTATTATGGTTTCTATAGTCCTATCAGTTCTAAATTTTGTAAGACTAATTACTTTAGAAAAAATAAATCCGACAATCGCCTTTATTGTTTCAATAACTCTTGTATTTACAATAATAATCTCAAAAATAGTAGGAGCATTGCTTCCACTTGGAGCAAAAATTTTAAAAGCAGATCCAGCTGTTATGGCAACTCCTTTAATAACTACTATTTCAGATGCTGTAACACTTATTATCTACTTTAAATTTGCAACAATGCTTCTAAAAAACCTTCAATAA
- a CDS encoding flavin reductase: MGFHEIKIQDFDLNPFTSTGKDWSLVTAGDENGINTMTVTWGMMGYLWRGPVISVYIRPTRYTKKFVDEQNCFSLSFFSGYKKELHVLGLKSGRDVDKIAEVGFNPIFLDGVPAFEEAKLVIVAEKLYIDDIKPENFIDKSIPEKLYTKEEPHIVYTGRVKKIYVKD; the protein is encoded by the coding sequence ATGGGATTTCATGAGATTAAAATTCAGGATTTTGATTTAAATCCTTTTACAAGTACAGGTAAGGACTGGAGCCTTGTTACGGCGGGAGATGAGAATGGGATAAATACGATGACTGTCACGTGGGGAATGATGGGCTATCTTTGGCGAGGCCCTGTTATTTCAGTTTATATAAGACCTACAAGATATACTAAAAAATTTGTAGATGAGCAAAATTGTTTTTCTTTAAGTTTTTTTAGTGGTTATAAAAAGGAACTTCATGTACTTGGACTGAAATCAGGAAGAGATGTAGATAAAATTGCAGAAGTTGGATTTAATCCAATATTTTTAGATGGTGTGCCTGCATTTGAAGAAGCAAAATTAGTTATTGTAGCCGAAAAATTATATATAGATGATATAAAACCTGAAAACTTCATAGATAAGAGCATACCTGAAAAACTATACACAAAAGAAGAGCCTCATATAGTTTATACAGGAAGGGTAAAAAAAATATACGTAAAAGACTGA
- a CDS encoding ABC transporter substrate-binding protein yields the protein MKKIMKNSFYLALLIISMFIISCAKKNAENGKKEENKKYNRIVVLDPATVEMIYMLGAEDKIVGVANLERSKVWPEEKVAKLESVGTFIKPSLEKIIALKPDLVIMSALTGEELNNGLKSNNIEAKRIQANSIEEIFTNFMEVAKMLGKENEANKIIAEKRAKLEEIKKMAAINKKGLFVMSASPLMVFGNDNLPNDIMKLLNIKNIAENQKGRNPIVTPEFIMKENPDIIITLLPNPSQIVATNPQLKNVNAIKNSKFIVVNSSQILRGSPRTIDQIEEIAKAVAK from the coding sequence ATGAAAAAAATAATGAAAAATTCTTTTTATTTGGCATTGCTAATTATTTCAATGTTTATAATTTCTTGTGCAAAGAAAAATGCTGAAAATGGTAAAAAGGAGGAAAATAAAAAATATAATAGGATTGTTGTGCTGGATCCTGCGACTGTTGAAATGATTTATATGCTTGGAGCAGAAGATAAAATCGTGGGAGTTGCTAATTTGGAGCGTTCAAAGGTATGGCCTGAAGAAAAGGTCGCAAAACTTGAGAGTGTGGGAACTTTTATAAAGCCGTCGCTTGAAAAAATAATTGCCCTAAAGCCTGATTTGGTTATAATGTCAGCTCTTACAGGCGAAGAGCTGAATAATGGGCTTAAATCAAATAACATTGAAGCAAAAAGAATTCAGGCAAATTCGATAGAAGAAATATTTACCAATTTTATGGAAGTAGCAAAAATGCTGGGGAAAGAAAATGAAGCAAATAAAATAATTGCTGAAAAAAGAGCAAAGCTGGAAGAAATTAAAAAGATGGCAGCGATCAATAAAAAAGGGCTGTTTGTTATGTCAGCTTCACCGCTTATGGTGTTTGGAAACGATAATTTACCAAATGATATAATGAAATTGCTGAATATTAAGAATATCGCAGAAAATCAGAAGGGGAGAAATCCAATTGTAACACCTGAATTTATAATGAAGGAAAATCCAGACATCATAATTACATTATTACCAAACCCATCTCAAATTGTGGCTACAAATCCACAGTTAAAAAATGTGAATGCAATAAAAAACAGCAAATTTATTGTTGTAAATTCATCACAGATTTTAAGAGGTTCGCCAAGAACTATTGATCAGATTGAAGAAATTGCAAAAGCGGTTGCAAAGTAA
- the mgtE gene encoding magnesium transporter, translating into MENNTIQTLINEKKYFEIRKYLNELNIVEVSELLNQFESSELIMIFRLLSKNRAADVFSYLDTEHQEMIINTMTDVETKNIFDELYFDDIVDIIEEMPSNVVKKILKNTDAKDRHLINQLLKYPDNSAGSIMTTEYMDLKKDMTVSQAISKIRNTVEDMENVYTCYVIDEVRKLEGVISLKELITSEDDVPIQSIMNKNVISVHANDDQEKVAEIIKKYNLIVLPVTDDENRLLGIITIDDIMDVVEQEATEDFHKMAGISPVEESYLKTSAFTMARQRISWLIVLMISATFTGRIIKSYEDVLQSVVILSSFIPMLMDTGGNAGAQSSTIVVRALALGEVNIKDTFKILRKEFLISFIVAIVLAAINFLRIISLTKTPLNVAITVSVTLVFVVIISKIIGAFLPIIAKTFKMDPAIMAGPLITTILDALTLTIYFRFATIFLSNIIK; encoded by the coding sequence ATGGAAAACAACACTATTCAAACACTTATAAATGAAAAAAAATATTTTGAAATTAGAAAATATTTGAATGAATTAAATATTGTTGAAGTTTCAGAACTGTTAAATCAGTTTGAATCTTCTGAATTAATAATGATTTTTAGGCTACTTTCCAAAAACAGGGCAGCGGATGTGTTTTCATATTTGGATACAGAGCATCAAGAAATGATTATTAACACTATGACTGATGTCGAAACAAAAAATATATTTGATGAACTTTATTTTGATGATATTGTTGATATTATTGAAGAAATGCCATCAAATGTAGTAAAAAAGATTTTGAAAAATACCGATGCGAAAGATAGACATTTGATAAACCAATTACTAAAATATCCTGATAATTCAGCTGGAAGTATTATGACAACTGAATACATGGATTTAAAAAAGGATATGACTGTATCTCAAGCAATTTCAAAAATCAGAAATACTGTTGAAGATATGGAAAATGTTTATACTTGTTATGTAATTGATGAAGTTAGAAAACTGGAAGGGGTAATTTCCTTAAAAGAACTTATTACAAGCGAAGATGACGTTCCCATCCAAAGTATTATGAATAAAAATGTAATAAGTGTACACGCAAACGACGATCAGGAAAAAGTTGCTGAAATAATAAAAAAATATAATCTTATTGTTCTTCCAGTTACAGATGATGAAAATAGGCTTCTTGGGATAATTACAATTGATGACATAATGGACGTTGTGGAACAGGAAGCAACAGAAGATTTTCATAAAATGGCCGGAATTTCACCAGTTGAGGAGTCTTACCTTAAGACAAGCGCCTTTACTATGGCAAGACAGAGAATCAGCTGGCTTATTGTGCTTATGATTTCTGCCACATTTACAGGAAGAATTATAAAAAGTTACGAGGATGTACTGCAGTCTGTAGTTATACTTTCCTCATTTATCCCAATGCTTATGGATACTGGAGGAAATGCAGGAGCACAATCTTCAACCATTGTAGTCCGTGCCTTAGCATTAGGAGAGGTCAATATAAAAGATACTTTTAAAATACTAAGAAAAGAGTTTCTTATTTCATTTATAGTCGCCATTGTTCTGGCAGCAATTAATTTTCTAAGGATTATATCTTTGACAAAAACCCCTTTGAATGTTGCCATAACAGTTTCGGTAACTCTTGTCTTTGTAGTTATAATTTCAAAAATAATAGGTGCTTTCTTGCCCATCATTGCAAAGACATTTAAAATGGATCCAGCAATAATGGCAGGTCCATTAATAACTACAATACTTGATGCCTTAACTCTTACTATCTATTTTAGATTTGCAACTATATTTTTGAGCAACATCATAAAATAA
- a CDS encoding DUF5105 domain-containing protein, which yields MKAKILILLSMLLFVVSCGTHPAQKAFEEKMKIIQSGDMSKFGKSEGNVSTILENFSKVYGEGMKKITYKVNKVESKGNTATINVTVKAPNLSSYIGELQTRLSERMSKSMPQNNEDLQKEIMQVGKEFFNEKFNSKDLKYLEKTLDVKYVKNGKDWVISDENEEFFKIITFGIAN from the coding sequence ATGAAGGCAAAAATTTTAATTTTACTAAGCATGCTTTTATTTGTAGTAAGCTGTGGAACTCATCCTGCACAAAAAGCTTTTGAGGAAAAAATGAAAATAATCCAATCAGGAGATATGTCAAAATTTGGCAAATCTGAAGGAAATGTTAGTACTATTTTAGAAAATTTTAGCAAAGTATACGGTGAAGGAATGAAAAAAATAACTTACAAAGTTAATAAAGTCGAGTCAAAAGGAAACACCGCTACAATAAATGTCACTGTAAAAGCTCCCAATTTATCTTCATATATAGGTGAACTTCAAACTAGGCTCTCTGAAAGAATGTCTAAATCCATGCCCCAAAATAACGAAGATTTACAAAAAGAAATTATGCAAGTTGGAAAAGAATTCTTTAACGAGAAATTTAACAGCAAAGATTTAAAATATTTAGAAAAAACACTAGATGTAAAATATGTAAAAAATGGTAAAGACTGGGTAATTAGTGATGAAAATGAAGAATTTTTTAAAATAATTACTTTTGGAATTGCTAATTAA
- a CDS encoding TonB-dependent receptor: MLKKLAILSFIVVGMMAFGDDNDTFNVKLEESVVTATGFDDVQSNQIKNTTIVTAQDIHNKGYNTIEEILKRTPGINFVNNGFGYIVDVRGQGVQGAAKNVKVLVDGSPLNILDMSHAILPLNSISVEDIEKIEIINGGGTVLYGGGTAGGVINVITKKTQEEPVKNKVYYQNSSFDTNKLGFGTSIKFADNFLLDLGYENINGNGYRQGDKRDGENLRGGFTYNISDNQTLRFKATKYKEESKESDGITKAQLNNDRKQAGTTLTESDLDRTEYSLNYEIKPTDNLTFSLLGYNQKTIRDYDQEAPAGRMTHKTDGQFKDRKTGVDLKGKYNYGSGNVIFGYEYIKNNSNRSSYGAMYMRNRRLFPTSTIDIDLQKNTHSVFVQGRHSLTDKLEGTLGYRYEHADYDIHRTDGRNVINKNTKKSNNAYETGLNFKYSDTGNVYAKYERGYRSPSPTEMVDKSITRGYVLNNLKSEKYDTYEIGIKDMIGPSFVSLTGFYTKKNDEILIDMPSGHGLNWTYKNLQKTERKGLELFAEQYFGTFRINESVSYVDAKISKGADKNKKIPYVSKTKATLGANYEVLTGLNLTADLNYFSNSVDGNYEKIKGYSTTDLGISYAHKTGLGVQAGVKNVFDKKYYRYKNGDSYIPEAERTYYVGVSYNF; the protein is encoded by the coding sequence ATGTTAAAAAAATTAGCAATTTTAAGTTTTATTGTAGTTGGAATGATGGCATTTGGAGATGATAATGACACATTTAATGTAAAATTGGAAGAATCAGTAGTAACAGCCACAGGATTTGATGATGTGCAAAGCAATCAAATTAAGAATACTACAATTGTAACGGCTCAGGATATACACAATAAAGGATATAACACTATAGAAGAGATATTGAAACGTACACCAGGTATAAATTTTGTTAATAATGGATTTGGATATATTGTGGATGTAAGAGGACAAGGAGTTCAGGGAGCTGCTAAAAATGTAAAAGTTCTTGTGGATGGGTCTCCTTTAAACATACTTGATATGTCGCATGCAATTTTACCTCTAAATTCAATTTCAGTTGAAGATATTGAAAAAATAGAAATTATTAACGGTGGAGGGACTGTACTTTACGGTGGAGGAACTGCTGGTGGAGTAATTAACGTAATTACAAAGAAAACGCAAGAAGAGCCTGTAAAAAATAAGGTTTACTATCAAAATAGTTCATTTGACACAAATAAATTAGGTTTTGGAACAAGCATAAAATTTGCAGATAATTTCTTGTTAGATTTGGGATATGAAAATATTAATGGAAATGGGTATAGACAAGGTGATAAGAGAGATGGCGAAAATCTAAGAGGTGGATTTACATATAACATCAGTGATAATCAGACATTAAGATTTAAAGCCACAAAATACAAGGAAGAATCAAAAGAATCCGACGGTATAACTAAAGCACAGTTAAATAATGATAGAAAACAGGCAGGAACAACTTTGACAGAATCTGATTTGGATAGAACAGAATACAGCCTAAATTATGAAATCAAGCCTACTGATAATTTAACTTTCTCGTTGTTAGGATACAATCAGAAAACAATTAGAGATTATGATCAGGAAGCTCCAGCTGGAAGAATGACTCATAAGACTGATGGACAGTTTAAAGATAGAAAAACTGGAGTTGACTTAAAAGGTAAATATAACTATGGTTCAGGAAATGTAATCTTTGGATACGAATATATAAAAAATAATTCAAACAGAAGTTCTTATGGTGCAATGTATATGAGAAACAGAAGATTATTCCCAACATCTACTATAGACATTGATTTGCAAAAAAATACTCATTCAGTATTTGTTCAAGGAAGACACTCTCTTACAGATAAGCTTGAGGGAACTTTAGGTTATAGATATGAACATGCTGATTATGATATTCACAGAACAGATGGAAGAAATGTTATAAATAAAAACACTAAAAAGAGTAACAATGCTTATGAAACAGGATTAAACTTTAAATATTCTGATACGGGAAATGTTTATGCAAAATATGAAAGAGGATACAGATCTCCAAGTCCAACAGAAATGGTTGATAAATCAATTACAAGAGGATATGTGCTAAACAATCTGAAGTCTGAAAAATACGATACTTATGAAATTGGTATAAAAGATATGATTGGACCTTCATTTGTAAGTTTGACAGGATTCTATACTAAGAAAAATGACGAAATTTTAATTGATATGCCAAGCGGACATGGATTAAACTGGACATATAAAAACTTGCAAAAAACAGAAAGAAAAGGTTTAGAACTATTTGCAGAGCAATATTTTGGGACATTTAGAATAAATGAATCAGTTTCTTATGTAGATGCAAAAATTAGCAAAGGTGCAGATAAAAACAAAAAAATACCTTATGTATCGAAAACAAAAGCAACTTTAGGAGCTAATTATGAAGTGTTGACAGGATTAAATCTGACAGCCGATCTTAATTACTTCTCAAATTCCGTAGATGGAAACTATGAAAAAATAAAAGGTTATTCTACAACAGATTTAGGAATAAGTTATGCTCATAAAACAGGTTTAGGAGTACAAGCAGGAGTTAAAAACGTATTTGATAAAAAATATTACAGATATAAAAATGGAGATTCATATATCCCAGAAGCTGAAAGAACATATTATGTTGGTGTAAGTTACAACTTCTAA
- a CDS encoding FAD-dependent oxidoreductase, which yields MDFSLNLGALDEGKLVKIDENKLYDVTVVGSGPAAVSAAIYAARKGLNVAMVGVKIGGQVLDTNEIENIIGTILTTGAKFAETLEKHLKEHEIAFKEGHLVKEIKEDGKDKILVTDDGKSYKTKTVIVATGAKPRSLNIPGEAEYVGKGVHYCSTCDGPFYKGLDVAVIGGGNSGVEAALDLSGIAKSVTLIEFMPELKADKVLQEKLAEQPNVKTILNSATVKVNGNEFVESIVYKSRETDEEKTLNVEGMFVEIGLSPRSEVVKDLVETNKIGEIVINPENNSTSVAGIFAAGDVTNIRQKQIIIAMGEGAKAALGAFEYLITKY from the coding sequence ATGGATTTTAGCTTGAATCTTGGTGCTTTAGATGAAGGAAAATTAGTAAAAATTGATGAAAATAAACTTTATGATGTAACTGTAGTTGGTTCTGGGCCTGCGGCTGTCTCTGCAGCAATTTATGCGGCTAGAAAAGGGCTTAATGTAGCGATGGTTGGAGTGAAAATTGGTGGACAAGTTCTTGATACAAATGAAATTGAGAATATTATCGGAACTATTTTGACAACTGGAGCTAAATTTGCAGAAACTTTGGAAAAACATTTAAAAGAGCATGAAATTGCATTTAAAGAAGGGCATTTAGTAAAAGAGATAAAAGAAGACGGAAAAGATAAGATTTTGGTAACTGATGATGGAAAAAGTTATAAAACAAAAACAGTTATTGTAGCAACTGGAGCAAAACCTAGAAGTTTAAATATTCCTGGAGAAGCCGAATATGTTGGTAAAGGAGTGCATTACTGCTCAACTTGTGACGGACCTTTTTATAAAGGGTTAGATGTGGCTGTAATTGGTGGAGGAAATTCAGGTGTGGAAGCAGCGCTTGACTTATCTGGAATTGCAAAATCAGTTACACTAATTGAATTTATGCCAGAATTAAAGGCAGATAAAGTTTTACAGGAAAAATTAGCTGAGCAGCCAAATGTAAAAACTATTTTAAATTCTGCAACAGTTAAAGTAAATGGAAATGAATTTGTGGAAAGCATTGTTTATAAAAGCAGAGAAACTGATGAAGAAAAAACATTGAATGTAGAAGGTATGTTTGTGGAAATTGGGTTGTCACCAAGAAGCGAAGTTGTAAAAGACTTGGTTGAAACAAATAAAATTGGAGAAATTGTAATTAATCCTGAAAATAATTCAACTTCTGTGGCTGGAATCTTTGCTGCGGGAGATGTTACAAATATCAGACAAAAACAAATTATTATTGCAATGGGAGAAGGTGCAAAAGCTGCATTAGGAGCATTTGAGTATCTGATTACAAAATATTAA
- a CDS encoding FecCD family ABC transporter permease, translating to MWKMYSGITIFIIIVAFLSLKIGTVNISAKDIFRSFLGEKMRDESMKSIIIDVRLPRIIMAVLIGMLLASSGTVVQSVFQNPLADPYIIGISASATLGAVIAYVLNFPDVMYGIFGFIVSVIVALIIFRISRSRTRTDVAVLLIVGIAISSFLGAFTSFSMYLIGQDSFRIVTWMMGYMGSASWLKIGVLMIPLVVSVVYFYLKRYEMDLLMSGDEEAHSLGVNVDRLKRNLLIVSALIVGFSVAFTGMIGFVGLIAPHTVRLVLKSGSNTRLLPLATLGGGLFLLICDTIGRTILAPTEIPIGVVTSFSGAPFFLYLAIRRKKGG from the coding sequence ATGTGGAAAATGTATTCTGGAATAACAATTTTTATAATTATAGTGGCATTTTTGTCTTTGAAAATAGGAACTGTGAATATTTCGGCAAAAGATATATTTAGAAGTTTTTTAGGCGAGAAAATGAGGGATGAATCGATGAAATCAATAATAATTGATGTGAGGTTGCCGAGAATTATTATGGCAGTGCTGATTGGGATGTTGCTGGCTAGTTCGGGGACGGTTGTGCAGTCGGTTTTTCAGAATCCGTTGGCAGATCCTTATATAATTGGTATTTCGGCTAGTGCTACGCTCGGAGCTGTTATTGCGTATGTCCTTAATTTTCCTGATGTTATGTATGGAATTTTTGGATTTATTGTATCGGTTATCGTGGCGTTGATAATTTTTAGGATTTCGAGAAGCAGGACTAGGACCGATGTGGCTGTGCTTCTAATAGTTGGGATTGCGATTTCGTCTTTTTTAGGGGCATTTACGTCGTTCAGTATGTATCTGATTGGGCAGGATTCCTTTAGAATAGTAACGTGGATGATGGGATATATGGGAAGTGCCTCTTGGCTGAAAATCGGAGTTCTTATGATACCTCTTGTAGTTTCTGTTGTTTATTTTTATTTGAAAAGATATGAAATGGATTTGTTGATGAGTGGGGATGAAGAGGCACATTCGCTTGGAGTGAATGTGGATAGGCTGAAAAGGAATTTATTGATTGTTTCGGCACTGATTGTCGGTTTTTCTGTGGCATTTACTGGAATGATAGGATTTGTTGGGCTTATTGCGCCGCATACGGTAAGGCTCGTGCTAAAAAGTGGAAGCAATACTAGGCTACTGCCTTTAGCAACATTGGGTGGAGGGCTGTTTTTGCTAATTTGTGATACGATTGGACGAACAATTTTGGCACCGACGGAAATTCCGATAGGAGTGGTAACTTCATTTTCTGGAGCACCATTTTTTCTATATTTGGCGATAAGAAGGAAAAAAGGTGGATAG